A window of the Henckelia pumila isolate YLH828 chromosome 3, ASM3356847v2, whole genome shotgun sequence genome harbors these coding sequences:
- the LOC140892368 gene encoding membrane-anchored ubiquitin-fold protein 2 isoform X2, producing MSGAKDQLEIKFRLNDGSDIGPKNFAMATSVSTLKENVIAQWPKEKQNGPRTVKDVKLICAGRILENNKTVGECMSPLCDIPGGATTMHVVVQPQPEKEKKLRSEPKHKCLCVIL from the exons ATGTCTGGGGCAAAAGATCAGCTGGAAATCAAGTTTAGGCTGAATGATGGATCAGATATTGGTCCAAAGAATTTTGCCATGGCTACAAGTGTCTCGACTTTGAAAGAGAATGTCATAGCTCAATGGCCTAAAG AGAAGCAAAATGGTCCACGCACAGTGAAGGATGTCAAGTTAATTTGTGCAGGAAGAATACTGGAGAACAACAAAACTGTGGGGGAATGTATGAGCCCGTTATGTGATATTCCTGGAGGAGCTACCACCATGCATGTTGTTGTTCAACCCCAACCTGAAAAAG AGAAGAAACTACGAAGCGAACCTAAGCACAAATGTTTGTGTGTGATATTATAA
- the LOC140892368 gene encoding membrane-anchored ubiquitin-fold protein 2 isoform X1, which produces MSGAKDQLEIKFRLNDGSDIGPKNFAMATSVSTLKENVIAQWPKEKQNGPRTVKDVKLICAGRILENNKTVGECMSPLCDIPGGATTMHVVVQPQPEKDEVDGICSIAVQSGKILLDTTQAVKCAVIKNHAFLQVRVLAYSSMLVCYFH; this is translated from the exons ATGTCTGGGGCAAAAGATCAGCTGGAAATCAAGTTTAGGCTGAATGATGGATCAGATATTGGTCCAAAGAATTTTGCCATGGCTACAAGTGTCTCGACTTTGAAAGAGAATGTCATAGCTCAATGGCCTAAAG AGAAGCAAAATGGTCCACGCACAGTGAAGGATGTCAAGTTAATTTGTGCAGGAAGAATACTGGAGAACAACAAAACTGTGGGGGAATGTATGAGCCCGTTATGTGATATTCCTGGAGGAGCTACCACCATGCATGTTGTTGTTCAACCCCAACCTGAAAAAG ATGAAGTTGATGGGATATGCAGTATAGCTGTCCAAAGTGGTAAAATTCTTCTTGACACAACACAAGCGGTGAAATGCGCAGTCATAAAAAACCATGCCTTCTTGCAGGTTCGTGTGTTAGCATACTCGTCGATGTTAGTGTGTTACTTCCATTGA